Proteins from one Panthera leo isolate Ple1 chromosome D1, P.leo_Ple1_pat1.1, whole genome shotgun sequence genomic window:
- the LOC122200000 gene encoding olfactory receptor 8J2-like isoform X2, which translates to MAPGNLTPVTEFILMGVSDRPELQIPLFFVFLVIYGLTVAGNLGIITLTSVDSQLQTPMYFFLRHLAIISLGDSTVIAPKMLVNFLASKKTISYYGCAAQLGGFIVFIVAEIFMLALMAYDRYVAICNPLLYGVVVSPQICLLLVSLTYLYSLTTALTITSCVFSVSYCSSNVINHFYCDNVPLLALSCSDTYIPETEVFTFSGTNLLFSMIIVLISYLNIILAILRIRSSEGRQKAFSTCASHMMAVTVFYGTLLFMYLQPRSNHSLDTDKMASVFYTLVIPMLNPLIYSLRNKDVKDALKSFLNKACQSIKFM; encoded by the coding sequence ATGGCCCCAGGGAATCTCACCCCGGTGACTGAGTTCATTCTCATGGGAGTCTCAGACCGCCCAGAGCTCCAGATTCcactcttctttgttttcctggtGATCTATGGGCTGACCGTGGCAGGGAATCTGGGCATCATCACCCTCACCAGTGTTGACTCTCAGCTTCaaacccccatgtacttcttccttagGCACTTGGCTATCATCAGTCTTGGCGATTCTACTGTCATTGCCCCGAAAATGCTGGTAAACTTCTTGGCTTCAAAGAAGACCATATCCTACTATGGATGTGCAGCCCAACTGGGTGGGTTCATAGTCTTTATTGTGGCTGAGATTTTCATGCTAGCTTTAATGGCCTACGACCGCTACGTGGCTATTTGCAACCCCCTGCTCTACGGGGTGGTAGTATCTCCACAGATCTGTCTGCTGCTCGTATCCCTCACATACCTCTACAGTCTGACCACAGCACTGACCATTACCTCCTGTGTGTTCTCTGTATCATACTGCTCTTCCAATGTAATCAATCATTTTTACTGTGATAATGTCCCTTTGTTGGCATTGTCCTGTTCTGATACCTACATTCCAGAAACAGAAGTGTTTACCTTTTCAGGGAccaatttgcttttctctatgaTTATTGTTCTAATTTCCTATCTCAACATCATCCTTGCCATTTTGAGGATACGTTCCTCAGAGGGTCGACAAAAAGCCTTTTCCACCTGTGCCTCCCACATGATGGCTGTCACTGTGTTCTACGGGACCCTTCTCTTCATGTATTTGCAACCAAGGAGCAACCACTCATTGGATACTGATAAAATGGCCTCTGTCTTCTACACCCTGGTGATACCCATGCTGAATCCCCTCATTTACAGCCTAAGGAACAAGGATGTGAAGGATGCATTGAAGAGTTTCCTAAATAAGGCATGTCAGTCTATCAAattcatgtaa
- the LOC122201320 gene encoding olfactory receptor 5T1-like, which translates to MPGLTLDLDLYTIKLKNVTEFTTFILTGFTDDFEVQIFLFLLFLAIYLFTLVGNLGLVILVIGDSRLHNPMYYFLSVLSFLDACYSSVVTPKMLVNFLAENKAISYVGCAAQMLLFVTFGTTECFLLAAMAYDRYVAIYNPLLYSVSMSPRVYVPLIIASYVGGILHACVHTVATFSLSFCASNEIRHVFCDIPPLLAISCSDTHTNQLLLSYLVGSIEIVTILTVLISYGFILLAIRKIHSAAGRRKVFSTCGSHLTGVSIYHATILFTYVRPSSSYALDHDMIASTFYTIVIPMLNPIIYSLRNKDVKEAMKNLFGKNWYINKVYFSH; encoded by the coding sequence atgcCAGGGTTGACATTGGATTTAGATTTATACACAATTAAGTTGAAAAATGTAACTGAGTTCACTACGTTTATATTGACGGGTTTCACAGATGATTTTGAGGTGCAAATCTTCCTCTTTTTACTATTTCTAGCAATCTACCTTTTTACTCTGGTAGGAAATTTGGGACTAGTTATATTAGTCATTGGGGATTCTCGGCTCCACAACCCCATGTACTACTTTCTGAGCGTATTGTCTTTCCTGGATGCCTGTTATTCTTCAGTTGTCACCCCCAAAATGTTGGTCAATTTCCTCGCAGAGAATAAAGCCATTTCCTATGTTGGATGTGCAGCGCAGATGCTTCTCTTTGTTACTTTTGGGACCACAGAATGCTTTCTCTTGGCTGCAATGGCATATGACCGCTATGTCGCCATCTACAACCCTCTCCTGTACTCAGTGAGCATGTCACCCAGAGTCTATGTGCCGCTCATCATTGCTTCCTACGTGGGTGGCATTTTGCATGCTTGTGTACACACCGTGGCCACATTCAGCCTGTCCTTCTGCGCATCCAACGAAATTAGACATGTCTTTTGTGACATCCCTCCTCTCCTCGCCATTTCTTGTTCGGACACTCACACAAACCAGCTCCTGCTCTCCTACCTTGTGGGCTCCATTGAGATCGTCACTATCCTGACAGTTCTGATCTCCTATGGTTTCATTCTGTTGGCCATTCGGAAGATTCATTCTGCTGCAGGGAGGCGGAAAGTCTTTTCTACATGTGGCTCTCACCTAACTGGAGTGTCAATATATCATGCAACCATCCTCTTCACGTACGTGAGACCGAGTTCCAGCTATGCTCTGGACCATGACATGATAGCCTCAACATTTTACACGATTGTGATTCCCATGCTGAATCCCATCATCTACAGTTTAAggaacaaagatgtaaaagaagcGATGAAAAATCTGTTTGGTAAAAATTGGTATATCAATAAAGTCTACTTTTCACATTGA
- the LOC122200000 gene encoding olfactory receptor 8J2-like isoform X1 has translation MTLAEIKSQMLNEFILMGVSDRPELQIPLFFVFLVIYGLTVAGNLGIITLTSVDSQLQTPMYFFLRHLAIISLGDSTVIAPKMLVNFLASKKTISYYGCAAQLGGFIVFIVAEIFMLALMAYDRYVAICNPLLYGVVVSPQICLLLVSLTYLYSLTTALTITSCVFSVSYCSSNVINHFYCDNVPLLALSCSDTYIPETEVFTFSGTNLLFSMIIVLISYLNIILAILRIRSSEGRQKAFSTCASHMMAVTVFYGTLLFMYLQPRSNHSLDTDKMASVFYTLVIPMLNPLIYSLRNKDVKDALKSFLNKACQSIKFM, from the exons atgaccttagcagaaatcaagagtcagatgctcaa TGAGTTCATTCTCATGGGAGTCTCAGACCGCCCAGAGCTCCAGATTCcactcttctttgttttcctggtGATCTATGGGCTGACCGTGGCAGGGAATCTGGGCATCATCACCCTCACCAGTGTTGACTCTCAGCTTCaaacccccatgtacttcttccttagGCACTTGGCTATCATCAGTCTTGGCGATTCTACTGTCATTGCCCCGAAAATGCTGGTAAACTTCTTGGCTTCAAAGAAGACCATATCCTACTATGGATGTGCAGCCCAACTGGGTGGGTTCATAGTCTTTATTGTGGCTGAGATTTTCATGCTAGCTTTAATGGCCTACGACCGCTACGTGGCTATTTGCAACCCCCTGCTCTACGGGGTGGTAGTATCTCCACAGATCTGTCTGCTGCTCGTATCCCTCACATACCTCTACAGTCTGACCACAGCACTGACCATTACCTCCTGTGTGTTCTCTGTATCATACTGCTCTTCCAATGTAATCAATCATTTTTACTGTGATAATGTCCCTTTGTTGGCATTGTCCTGTTCTGATACCTACATTCCAGAAACAGAAGTGTTTACCTTTTCAGGGAccaatttgcttttctctatgaTTATTGTTCTAATTTCCTATCTCAACATCATCCTTGCCATTTTGAGGATACGTTCCTCAGAGGGTCGACAAAAAGCCTTTTCCACCTGTGCCTCCCACATGATGGCTGTCACTGTGTTCTACGGGACCCTTCTCTTCATGTATTTGCAACCAAGGAGCAACCACTCATTGGATACTGATAAAATGGCCTCTGTCTTCTACACCCTGGTGATACCCATGCTGAATCCCCTCATTTACAGCCTAAGGAACAAGGATGTGAAGGATGCATTGAAGAGTTTCCTAAATAAGGCATGTCAGTCTATCAAattcatgtaa
- the LOC122200660 gene encoding olfactory receptor 5T3-like, translated as MSGFPSDLNLHSIQMENVTKVTMFILTGFTDDFEVQIFLFLLFLAIYLFTLVGNLGLVILVIGDSRLHNPMYYFLSVLSFLDACYSSVVTPKMLVNFLAENKAISYVGCAAQMLLFVTFGTTECFLLAAMAYDRYVAIYNPLLYSVSMSPRVYVPLIVASYVGGILHASVHTVATFSLSFCASNEIRHVFCDIPPLLAISCSDTHTNQLLLFYLVGSIEIVTILTVLISYGFILLAIRKIHSAAGRRKVFSTCGSHLTGVSIYHGTILFTYVRPSSSYALDHDMIASTFYTIVIPMLNPIVYSLRNKDVKEAMKKLVKIDS; from the coding sequence ATGTCAGGGTTCCCATCAGATTTAAATTTACACAGCATTCAGATGGAAAATGTGACCAAAGTCACCATGTTTATATTGACGGGTTTCACAGATGATTTTGAGGTGCAAATCTTCCTCTTTTTACTATTTCTAGCAATCTACCTTTTTACTCTGGTAGGAAATTTGGGACTAGTTATATTAGTCATTGGGGATTCTCGGCTACACAACCCCATGTACTACTTTCTGAGCGTATTGTCTTTCCTGGATGCCTGTTATTCTTCAGTTGTCACCCCAAAAATGTTGGTCAATTTCCTCGCAGAGAATAAAGCCATTTCCTATGTTGGATGTGCAGCGCAGATGCTTCTCTTTGTTACTTTTGGGACCACAGAATGCTTTCTCTTGGCTGCAATGGCATATGACCGCTATGTCGCCATCTACAACCCTCTCCTGTACTCAGTGAGCATGTCACCCAGAGTCTACGTGCCGCTCATCGTTGCTTCCTACGTGGGTGGCATTTTGCATGCTTCCGTACACACCGTGGCCACATTCAGCCTGTCCTTCTGCGCATCCAATGAAATTAGACATGTCTTTTGTGACATCCCTCCTCTCCTCGCCATTTCTTGTTCGGACACTCACACAAACCAGCTCCTGCTCTTCTACCTTGTGGGCTCCATTGAGATCGTCACTATCCTGACAGTTCTGATCTCCTATGGTTTCATTCTGTTGGCCATTCGGAAGATTCATTCTGCTGCAGGGAGGCGGAAAGTCTTTTCTACATGTGGCTCTCACCTAACTGGAGTGTCAATATATCACGGAACCATCCTCTTCACGTACGTGAGACCAAGTTCCAGCTATGCTCTGGACCATGACATGATAGCCTCAACATTTTACACGATTGTGATTCCCATGCTGAATCCCATCGTCTACAGTTTAAggaacaaagatgtaaaagaagcgatgaaaaaattggtaaaaattGATTCCtaa
- the LOC122200319 gene encoding small nuclear ribonucleoprotein G-like, translating to MDKKLSLKSNGRHVQGLLQGFNPFMNFVIDGSVQMATSGQQSSLGMVVYEEIASSC from the coding sequence atggacaaGAAACTGTCATTGAAATCAAATGGCAGACATGTCCAAGGACTATTGCAGGGGTTCAATCCCTTTATGAATTTTGTGATAGATGGAAGTGTGCAAATGGCAACTAGTGGGCAACAGAGCAGTCTTGGAATGGTGGTATATGAGGAAATAGCATCATCATGTTAG
- the LOC122200078 gene encoding olfactory receptor 8K3-like, producing MNQPNQTVLTEFILMGITDRPELQAPVFGLFLIIYVISVVGNLGMIILTKVDSRLQTPMYFFLRHLAFIDLGYSTAVGPKMLVNFIANQNTIPYNGCATQLAFFILFIISELFILSAMAYDRYVAICHPLLYTVVMSQKVCWVLVAVPYVYSAFLSLIITIKIFMSSFCDHNVIRHFYCDNLPLLTLLCSSTRDIELIILIFSAFNLVSSLLIVLVSYILILMAILSMNSSQGRHKAFSTCGSHMTVVIVLYATLFFMYVQPKSSHSFDTDKIASVFYTLIIPMLNPMIYSLRNKEVKGALRRIWKNLHKLPM from the coding sequence ATGAACCAACCAAATCAAACAGTGCTAACAGAATTCATCCTAATGGGAATTACAGACCGGCCTGAGCTGCAGGCTCCCGTCTTTGGACTCTTCCTCATCATCTATGTGATCTCAGTGGTGGGCAACCTGGGCATGATCATCCTCACCAAGGTGGACTCCAGGCTACAAacacccatgtacttcttcctcagaCACCTGGCTTTCATTGATCTTGGTTATTCAACAGCTGTGGGGCCCAAAATGTTAGTCAATTTCATAGCTAATCAAAACACAATCCCCTATAATGGGTGCGCCACACAGCTGGCTTTCTTCATCTTGTTCATCATCAGCGAGCTTTTCATTCTGTCAgcaatggcctatgaccgctatgtggccatctgtcatCCTCTGCTTTATACGGTTGTTATGTCACAAAAGGTGTGCTGGGTGCTGGTGGCTGTCCCCTATGTCTACAgtgcctttctttctctgataATCACCATAAAGATTTTTATGTCATCCTTTTGTGACCATAATGTCATTAGACATTTTTATTGTGACAATCTTCCCTTATTAACTTTGTTGTGCTCAAGCACACGTGACATTGAGTTGATAATACTGATCTTTTCAGCATTTAATTTGGTGTCATCTCTTCTGATAGTGCTTGTCTCCTACATCTTGATCCTGATGGCCATCCTCAGCATGAACTCCTCACAGGGCAGGCAcaaggccttctccacctgtggaTCCCATATGACAGTGGTCATTGTATTATATGCAACTCTATTCTTCATGTACGTGCAACCCAAATCCAGTCATTCGTTTGATACTGATAAAATTGCCtctgtattttatactttgataATACCTATGCTGAATCCCATGATCTACAGCTTGAGgaacaaagaggtaaaaggtGCCCTGCGTCGGATATGGAAAAATCTGCACAAACTGCCTATGTAG